A single window of Rhodamnia argentea isolate NSW1041297 chromosome 5, ASM2092103v1, whole genome shotgun sequence DNA harbors:
- the LOC115751798 gene encoding uncharacterized protein LOC115751798 isoform X2, whose translation MPSVGMRRTTRVFGVVKGVDGARVLRSGRRLWPESGDAKVRKGSDRDEWFSLIDSRGGSGNGVVGGLKSKQVGLAKNASPKREIAVIEIEDDECEKPVVETESLIGRDDVDRMSGIVYSRKRKRETVSSLEIGDGKKYGIRFSRRQNRKSGGAQGEFLQGFRALSVVLELPCRENWAVVGLLCSVLQYMKRVCIRLSALSKFVMSEPLRGVYALHGIHFSRECPSIFSSGTCKFFGSRQFTPIFCVDFSAVPFCFMYMHCSMLLRHQFVPLAPVNNSALVQTNDGLVTADEEELSEEDYSFSPSKSKSAGNVEVPGSELLLHMSSKGAKVDNRSSLHRYGSNSRGIRKRRSSLRPRRRARNPSLACVRKCIGALASDLVSAKKNGFPFSSIISSNKRRSVQTRSAGNNDETSATVTRLQQDTDMFSCNANVLISDSDKCFREDGGNVMLELLDSGEWSLVVKIGGLIRYAHKAQEVMRPCSSNHFTHAMVWIGDNDWKLEFPDRDDWLKFKDLYKECFDRNKQVISPKAPSVKIIPVPGVCEVLGYGEENFVPFTRPEYYITVSAGEVSRAMASKTASYDMDCEDEEWLHKFNNEFFAENDPPEHVSEDSFELMIDAFEKAFYCNPYDLLNEKPDPNLRLDIEREDVVEAVNRYWVKKRMQRRSALVRVFQGHQSRKAPLVPKPALRKRRSFKRQGSQHGRGKQPGLLQAERDALEEQSALRKVEEAQASADRSLELAIAKRQRAQSLMGNADLAAYRATMALRIAESAQVAGSPDAAAAHFLD comes from the exons ATGCCATCGGTTGGCATGCGACGGACCACGAGGGTTTTCGGAGTGGTGAAGGGCGTCGACGGGGCGCGGGTCTTGCGCTCCGGCCGTCGCTTGTGGCCGGAATCGGGCGACGCCAAGGTCAGGAAGGGCAGCGATAGGGATGAGTGGTTTAGCCTCATAGATAGTAGAGGTGGTAGTGGGAATGGAGTTGTTGGTGGTCTCAAGTCCAAGCAAGTTGGGTTGGCTAAGAATGCGAGTCCAAAGCGTGAGATTGCTGTAATTGAAATAGAGGATGATGAATGTGAGAAGCCTGTTGTTGAAACCGAGTCTTTGATCGGTAGGGACGATGTGGATAGGATGTCTGGGATTGTCTATAGcaggaaaaggaagagagagacggTGTCAAGCTTGGAGATCGGTGATGGTAAGAAGTATGGGATTCGCTTCTCCAGGAGGCAGAACAGAAAGAGTGGCGGTGCGCAAGGAGAGTTTTTGCAGGGTTTTCGGGCGCTTTCTGTGGTTTTGGAGCTGCCATGTCGAGAAAATTGGGCAGTTGTTGGCCTTTTGTGTTCTGTTCTGCAGTACATGAAGAGGGTCTGCATTAGATTGTCTGCACTTTCAAAGTTTGTCATGTCAGAGCCGCTTCGAGGTGTCTATGCATTGCACGGGATTCATTTCTCACGG GAGTGTCCTTCCATTTTCAGCTCCGGGACATGCAAGTTCTTTGGATCCAGGCAGTTTACACCTATTTTTTGTGTGGATTTTTCTGCAGTTCCCTTTTGTTTCATGTACATGCATTGTAGTATGCTTCTCCGCCATCAGTTTGTGCCATTGGCTCCTGTAAATAATTCAGCGTTGGTGCAAACAAATGATGGTTTGGTGACTGCGGATGAGGAGGAACTCTCAGAAGAAGATTATTCTTTTTCGCCTTCAAAAAGCAAATCAGCAGGTAATGTTGAAGTTCCAGGGAGTGAGCTGCTGCTGCACATGTCTTCTAAAGGCGCTAAGGTTGATAATCGATCTTCACTACATAGATATGGGTCGAATTCTCGTGGCATAAGGAAAAGGAGGAGTTCATTGAGGCCAAGGAGGAGAGCTAGAAATCCTTCTCTAGCATGTGTGAGGAAATGTATTGGAGCATTAGCCTCAGACTTAGTCAGTGCTAAGAAGAACGGATTCCCATTTTCCTCAATAATTTCTAGCAACAAGAGAAGATCTGTTCAGACTAGGTCTGCTGGAAATAATGATGAGACGAGTGCTACTGTGACCAGACTTCAACAGGATACAGATATGTTCTCCTGTAATGCAAATGTATTGATTAGCGATTCAGACAAGTGTTTCAGGGAGGATGGTGGAAATGTCATGTTGGAACTTTTAGACTCTGGGGAGTGGTCTCTTGTTGTCAAAATAGGGGGACTAATAAGATATGCTCACAAGGCACAAGAAGTTATGAGGCCTTGTTCCTCCAACCATTTCACCCATGCAATGGTTTGGATAGGGGATAATGATTGGAAACTGGAATTTCCTGACCGAGACGATTGGTTGAAATTTAAGGATCTTTACAAGGAATGTTTTGACCGAAATAAGCAGGTCATATCTCCTAAGGCTCCTTCTGTTAAGATAATACCTGTTCCAGGGGTGTGTGAAGTATTAGgatatggagaagaaaatttCGTACCCTTTACAAGACCAGAATATTATATTACGGTGAGTGCTGGTGAGGTGTCAAGAGCTATGGCCAGTAAGACTGCAAGTTACGACATGGACTGTGAAGATGAGGAGTGGCTTCATAAATTCAATAACGAGTTCTTTGCTGAAAATGATCCACCTGAGCATGTTTCAGAGGACAGCTTCGAGCTTATGATTGATGCATTTGAGAAGGCTTTCTATTGCAATCCTTATGATCTCTTGAATGAGAAACCAGACCCTAATCTTAGACTGGacatagagagagaggatgttGTGGAAGCTGTGAACCGTTATTGGGTGAAGAAACGTATGCAGAGACGATCGGCTTTGGTCAGAGTATTTCAG ggtcatcaatcaagaaaagctCCCTTGGTTCCAAAGCCTGCCCTGCGTAAGCGGAGATCATTTAAAAGGCAGGGAAGCCAGCATGGACGAGGCAAGCAACCGGGTCTCTTGCAAG CAGAGAGAGACGCTCTGGAGGAACAGAGCGCCCTGCGGAAAGTCGAGGAAGCTCAAGCATCAGCTGACAGATCCCTGGAACTCGCTATTGCAAAACGTCAGAGGGCTCAGTCGCTCATGGGAAATGCCGACTTGGCCGCCTACAGGGCCACCATGGCTCTCAGAATCGCCGAATCAGCTCAAGTCGCAGGGTCCCCTGATGCAGCGGCCGCTCATTTTCTTGACTAA
- the LOC115751798 gene encoding uncharacterized protein LOC115751798 isoform X1 — translation MPSVGMRRTTRVFGVVKGVDGARVLRSGRRLWPESGDAKVRKGSDRDEWFSLIDSRGGSGNGVVGGLKSKQVGLAKNASPKREIAVIEIEDDECEKPVVETESLIGRDDVDRMSGIVYSRKRKRETVSSLEIGDGKKYGIRFSRRQNRKSGGAQGEFLQGFRALSVVLELPCRENWAVVGLLCSVLQYMKRVCIRLSALSKFVMSEPLRGVYALHGIHFSRECPSIFSSGTCKFFGSRQFTPIFCVDFSAVPFCFMYMHCSMLLRHQFVPLAPVNNSALVQTNDGLVTADEEELSEEDYSFSPSKSKSAGNVEVPGSELLLHMSSKGAKVDNRSSLHRYGSNSRGIRKRRSSLRPRRRARNPSLACVRKCIGALASDLVSAKKNGFPFSSIISSNKRRSVQTRSAGNNDETSATVTRLQQDTDMFSCNANVLISDSDKCFREDGGNVMLELLDSGEWSLVVKIGGLIRYAHKAQEVMRPCSSNHFTHAMVWIGDNDWKLEFPDRDDWLKFKDLYKECFDRNKQVISPKAPSVKIIPVPGVCEVLGYGEENFVPFTRPEYYITVSAGEVSRAMASKTASYDMDCEDEEWLHKFNNEFFAENDPPEHVSEDSFELMIDAFEKAFYCNPYDLLNEKPDPNLRLDIEREDVVEAVNRYWVKKRMQRRSALVRVFQGHQSRKAPLVPKPALRKRRSFKRQGSQHGRGKQPGLLQALAAERDALEEQSALRKVEEAQASADRSLELAIAKRQRAQSLMGNADLAAYRATMALRIAESAQVAGSPDAAAAHFLD, via the exons ATGCCATCGGTTGGCATGCGACGGACCACGAGGGTTTTCGGAGTGGTGAAGGGCGTCGACGGGGCGCGGGTCTTGCGCTCCGGCCGTCGCTTGTGGCCGGAATCGGGCGACGCCAAGGTCAGGAAGGGCAGCGATAGGGATGAGTGGTTTAGCCTCATAGATAGTAGAGGTGGTAGTGGGAATGGAGTTGTTGGTGGTCTCAAGTCCAAGCAAGTTGGGTTGGCTAAGAATGCGAGTCCAAAGCGTGAGATTGCTGTAATTGAAATAGAGGATGATGAATGTGAGAAGCCTGTTGTTGAAACCGAGTCTTTGATCGGTAGGGACGATGTGGATAGGATGTCTGGGATTGTCTATAGcaggaaaaggaagagagagacggTGTCAAGCTTGGAGATCGGTGATGGTAAGAAGTATGGGATTCGCTTCTCCAGGAGGCAGAACAGAAAGAGTGGCGGTGCGCAAGGAGAGTTTTTGCAGGGTTTTCGGGCGCTTTCTGTGGTTTTGGAGCTGCCATGTCGAGAAAATTGGGCAGTTGTTGGCCTTTTGTGTTCTGTTCTGCAGTACATGAAGAGGGTCTGCATTAGATTGTCTGCACTTTCAAAGTTTGTCATGTCAGAGCCGCTTCGAGGTGTCTATGCATTGCACGGGATTCATTTCTCACGG GAGTGTCCTTCCATTTTCAGCTCCGGGACATGCAAGTTCTTTGGATCCAGGCAGTTTACACCTATTTTTTGTGTGGATTTTTCTGCAGTTCCCTTTTGTTTCATGTACATGCATTGTAGTATGCTTCTCCGCCATCAGTTTGTGCCATTGGCTCCTGTAAATAATTCAGCGTTGGTGCAAACAAATGATGGTTTGGTGACTGCGGATGAGGAGGAACTCTCAGAAGAAGATTATTCTTTTTCGCCTTCAAAAAGCAAATCAGCAGGTAATGTTGAAGTTCCAGGGAGTGAGCTGCTGCTGCACATGTCTTCTAAAGGCGCTAAGGTTGATAATCGATCTTCACTACATAGATATGGGTCGAATTCTCGTGGCATAAGGAAAAGGAGGAGTTCATTGAGGCCAAGGAGGAGAGCTAGAAATCCTTCTCTAGCATGTGTGAGGAAATGTATTGGAGCATTAGCCTCAGACTTAGTCAGTGCTAAGAAGAACGGATTCCCATTTTCCTCAATAATTTCTAGCAACAAGAGAAGATCTGTTCAGACTAGGTCTGCTGGAAATAATGATGAGACGAGTGCTACTGTGACCAGACTTCAACAGGATACAGATATGTTCTCCTGTAATGCAAATGTATTGATTAGCGATTCAGACAAGTGTTTCAGGGAGGATGGTGGAAATGTCATGTTGGAACTTTTAGACTCTGGGGAGTGGTCTCTTGTTGTCAAAATAGGGGGACTAATAAGATATGCTCACAAGGCACAAGAAGTTATGAGGCCTTGTTCCTCCAACCATTTCACCCATGCAATGGTTTGGATAGGGGATAATGATTGGAAACTGGAATTTCCTGACCGAGACGATTGGTTGAAATTTAAGGATCTTTACAAGGAATGTTTTGACCGAAATAAGCAGGTCATATCTCCTAAGGCTCCTTCTGTTAAGATAATACCTGTTCCAGGGGTGTGTGAAGTATTAGgatatggagaagaaaatttCGTACCCTTTACAAGACCAGAATATTATATTACGGTGAGTGCTGGTGAGGTGTCAAGAGCTATGGCCAGTAAGACTGCAAGTTACGACATGGACTGTGAAGATGAGGAGTGGCTTCATAAATTCAATAACGAGTTCTTTGCTGAAAATGATCCACCTGAGCATGTTTCAGAGGACAGCTTCGAGCTTATGATTGATGCATTTGAGAAGGCTTTCTATTGCAATCCTTATGATCTCTTGAATGAGAAACCAGACCCTAATCTTAGACTGGacatagagagagaggatgttGTGGAAGCTGTGAACCGTTATTGGGTGAAGAAACGTATGCAGAGACGATCGGCTTTGGTCAGAGTATTTCAG ggtcatcaatcaagaaaagctCCCTTGGTTCCAAAGCCTGCCCTGCGTAAGCGGAGATCATTTAAAAGGCAGGGAAGCCAGCATGGACGAGGCAAGCAACCGGGTCTCTTGCAAG CATTGGCAGCAGAGAGAGACGCTCTGGAGGAACAGAGCGCCCTGCGGAAAGTCGAGGAAGCTCAAGCATCAGCTGACAGATCCCTGGAACTCGCTATTGCAAAACGTCAGAGGGCTCAGTCGCTCATGGGAAATGCCGACTTGGCCGCCTACAGGGCCACCATGGCTCTCAGAATCGCCGAATCAGCTCAAGTCGCAGGGTCCCCTGATGCAGCGGCCGCTCATTTTCTTGACTAA
- the LOC115751276 gene encoding neutral/alkaline invertase 3, chloroplastic-like, with protein sequence MGTAEGVLQVFSGVAPRNLCSDPSSNALGLAYSFNSRLISTKRSASKKIKIPVYASIPLSNSEAYGVQGFGGSSYKDRSIDRLKFSSCRCQRAESVGGTNTGSWFVDSADDLNPLNTLVNGPHVLNFDDVKQLKEEKTDSISNGAPRASSTIHRANVDPIEEEAWDLLRDSVVYYCGTPIGTIAANDPTSSNVLNYDQVFIRDFIPSGIAFLLKGEYDIVRNFILHTLQLQSWEKTMDCHSPGQGLMPASFKVRTVPLDGDDSATEEVLDPDFGEAAIGRVAPVDSGLWWIILLRAYGKISGDLSVQERIDVQTGIKMILKLCLADGFDMFPTLLVTDGSCMIDRRMGIHGHPLEIQALFYSALMSAREMLAPEDGSADLIRALNNRLVALSFHIREYYWIDLRKLNEIYRYKTEEYSYDAVNKFNIYPDQIPPWLVEWIPNRGGYLIGNLQPAHMDFRFFSLGNFWSIVSGLATVDQSHAILDLIEAKWADLVADMPFKISYPALEGQEWQIITGSDPKNTPWSYHNAGSWPTLLWQLTVACIKMNRADIAAKAVQIAERRISRERWPEYYDTRRSRFIGKQARLFQTWSIAGYLVAKLLLADPGAARILITDEDPELVNAFSCMLGANPRRKRGRKNLKQSYIV encoded by the exons ATGGGCACTGCTGAAGGAGTTCTCCAAGTTTTCTCCGGAGTTGCTCCACGCAATCTTTGTTCTGACCCAAGTTCTAATGCATTGGGCTTGGCATATTCATTTAACTCTCGTCTGATTAGTACCAAAAGAAGTgcatcgaaaaaaataaaaatccctgTCTATGCAAGCATACCGTTGAGTAATTCTGAAGCCTATGGGGTGCAAGGATTTGGAGGGAGTTCATATAAGGATAGGAGTATCGATCGGTTGAAGTTTTCAAGTTGCAGATGCCAACGAGCTGAAAGTGTTGGTGGGACAAACACTGGGAGTTGGTTTGTTGATAGTGCCGATGATCTGAACCCCTTAAATACTTTGGTTAATGGGCCACATGTTCTGAATTTTGACGATGTCAAGCAATTGAAAGAGGAGAAAACGGATTCAATCTCAAATGGTGCACCCAGAGCCAGCAGTACCATTCACAGGGCTAATGTTGACCCCATTGAGGAAGAAGCATGGGATCTATTGCGCGACTCAGTTGTTTATTACTGTGGAACTCCTATTGGAACTATTGCTGCAAATGATCCAACCAGTTCTAACGTTTTGAACTACGATCAGGTCTTCATTCGTGACTTCATTCCTTCTGGTATAGCTTTTCTCTTGAAGGGTGAGTATGATATTGTGCGGAACTTCATCCTTCACACTCTTCAGTTGCAG AGCTGGGAGAAGACAATGGACTGCCATAGTCCTGGTCAAGGTTTAATGCCTGCTAGTTTTAAGGTTCGCACGGTTCCTTTGGATGGGGATGATTCTGCCACAGAAGAGGTATTAGATCCAGACTTTGGGGAGGCAGCTATAGGTCGTGTTGCACCAGTCGATTCTG GTTTATGGTGGATTATTCTTTTACGTGCATATGGCAAGATATCTGGGGATCTCTCTGTTCAAGAGAGGATTGATGTTCAAACAGGAATAAAGATGATTTTAAAGCTGTGCCTGGCTGACGGGTTTGATATGTTCCCTACATTATTGGTGACTGATGGTTCTTGTATGATTGATCGACGAATGGGAATCCATGGCCACCCTCTCGAAATACAG GCACTCTTTTATTCTGCCTTAATGTCCGCACGCGAGATGCTTGCTCCGGAGGATGGATCTGCTGATCTAATTCGTGCTCTGAACAATCGTCTAGTAGCTCTCTCCTTCCATATCAGGGAGTATTATTGGATtgatttaagaaaattaaatgaaatttacCGGTACAAGACGGAAGAATACTCATATGACGCAGTCAACAAGTTCAACATTTATCCTGATCAAATTCCTCCATGGTTGGTTGAATGGATTCCAAACAGAGGGGGCTACTTAATCGGGAACTTGCAACCTGCCCACATGGATTTCCGATTCTTTTCTCTTGGGAACTTCTGGTCCATTGTTAGCGGGCTTGCAACCGTGGATCAGTCCCATGCCATTTTGGATCTCATTGAAGCGAAGTGGGCAGATTTAGTTGCCGACATGCCATTTAAGATTTCTTATCCTGCTCTTGAAGGACAAGAATGGCAGATCATTACTGGAAGTGATCCTAAAAACAC GCCGTGGTCCTATCACAATGCAGGTTCTTGGCCAACTCTGCTTTGGCAG CTCACAGTGGCTTGCATAAAGATGAATAGAGCAGACATTGCCGCGAAGGCTGTTCAGATCGCGGAAAGACGCATATCAAGAGAAAGGTGGCCCGAATATTATGACACGAGAAGATCAAGATTCATCGGCAAACAGGCTCGCCTATTCCAGACCTGGTCGATTGCAGGCTATCTCGTGGCAAAGCTTTTGCTTGCAGATCCGGGTGCTGCCAGGATTCTCATAACCGATGAGGACCCCGAACTAGTTAATGCGTTCTCTTGCATGCTTGGTGCAAACCCAAGGAGGAAGCGCGGTCGGAAGAACTTGAAGCAGAGCTATATAGTCTGA